TATTGCCAGGCACGTCACAGAAATGGGGTGAACAAGGACTAAGCCCCCACTAACCCGGGCACATGGACCCCAAGAGGCTCACTTGAGAGGGAGATGGAGGCGGGGTGTTCCCCCCCGGTTAGAGGAATGGCGGGAGGGTTATTGCCAGGCACGTCACAGAAATGGGGCGAACAAGGACTAAGCCCCTACTCTCGGTTTGGGCAAAGAGGGGGGTtaaccccccccccgatgttGGGGGAGTTATGGGAGTTACCACCTAGTTGTGAAGCACCCCTGTGCGGTCCTCTGCAGAACCTGGAGGTGGTGTGGCTGAGCTCTGAACAGCGTCCCCTAGCCCCTGGCTGAGCACGGCTCCCTCCCTGCTGTGGTAGAGATGGGCACGCCCTTCCCACCAGATCCACCCTCATGGCCGTTCGGTGCCACTCCCTTGCTGGTGGCGATCCCCATTGTCCCATCCCTGCTGCTCAGACCTGGGCCGGGGAACAGGGGACAGCAGGGCGGCGCTGTCGTGTAGGGCACCCCCTCTGCCCGCTGTGGGGGTTCGCCCTGACGCCTCAGTGAGGCCTCCACATGCGCTGTAGGGATGGACACAGCAGCCAGGCCACAGCGAGGCAACATGGAGAGCGTGTCCCCCCCGGCCATGGTCTGCAGACGGCACAGACAATAGCCAAGGCTCTGCGCTGACCCCAAGCGCCCATGTGGGCTTTGCTCACGAGCTCTTTGCCCGGCACTGTTTGCAAGTGGCTCTGTTTTGCTGCAGCCCACAGGGGATCCGGCCTGCCAGGGAGGGAGGTGAAGAAGGGCCTGTGTCCAGGTTATCGCTCTCTGTTCCCCTGGGTGGGCTCTTCTGAGCTGGCAGGGCCCGGCAGGCTCTGTCCTTGGAGATCCAGGCTGGGAGCTGAGTCACTGAGCGAGTGGGAAGGAGGGAATGGAGCCAGAGAGAGAATCATtaacctgccccaccccaggtaGGCAGGGGCTGAGTTTAGTGCCACCCGTCTCAGCTGACCGCCAAGCGTCCCAGCCCCGCAGCACCACCCTGGCCACTGCCCCGGGACAGGCAAGTGCCCGCTCAGTGGAGCCCTGTCATGTGATTGTCacccaggcagccagccagccccgtgGGCTGCAGAATTCACTGGCAGAAAGAGGGAGCGGGGGCACAAGGACATGCATGTTGCCAGATTTGATCAGCTTATTGTCTAGCACACAATTTAACCGCCTGCCCCTGGCAGCGGGAGAAGCCAGTACCCTATCGCTTCGCCGGGAGGGGAACCCCCTCACCTGGCTGGCAGTACATGGGAGTGCAGTGCAGTGCATGGGGGTGTGCATCCCTTGCGTTTATTAAGGGCCCCATCCAGGAGCTCTGCCTTTGCTTAATCTGCTAATCCCTGGGCTCTCAACCTGGGGGTCACAAACCAGTGTAAGGGAGACACAGttaccctgcccttcccatattgctGCTACGTGGGAGGCTGGCTGCCCAGATGGAGAAGGTTGGGAGCCAGTGCATGAATTATACCGACCTCAGATAACCTGAGCTCCTAGCCAAATCCAGCCTCAGTAACAAGCCAGGACCCCCATTCCACTGCAGACCCTGAtgacgggggtgggggaatgggggagggaagcattccttcccaacccccaccATCGCCTTCCCTGCCCTGGCAGTCTGGCATCTGCTCACCCGTCCAATGCTCCTATCTAGAGAAATGTTCCTGGTGGCTATCAAATGATCTAGTCTCTTTAAAAGTCCAGGCACAGAGTCCGTCTGCACGGCCAGAGCATGCTGCTGCCTTGTGCTGAGACACAGACCAGACAGGGCTGGAGCCGCTGTCCAGCCCTTGCCTTTGCTGCTGTAAATCACCACCAGCTTCGTCCCCACCCATAGCACCAGCCGTCTGGAATGAGGCACAGCCGGCCTGGTACCAtcaccacccttccccctcccaatgTGGTCTTTCCCTTGTCTCTCCCATCCTCCTGTGGGGGTCTCTCTGTAAGGAGGTCTCTGATCTTCAGTGCAGtccctggggctgtggggaaggcagATAGGCAGGTGAGACAcgcagggcagggggagcaggggctgaggcagctgctggccaCTGGGAGGAGGCTGCAGGAGCGGCACCCCCTTGGGTTGGAGGCCAGGGTCAGGGTGAATACCCCACATGGGACAGGTGAAGGGTAGATTTTAACGAGCCCCTCGCTGCCATGCAGGCTGCATTGCAAAGAACAGCAGGCAGGGCTAGGTGGGAGGCAGGTGGGGCTGgacttggggagcagggggacccTAAGTTGTGGAGAAAGACAAGATCTGAAGGAAGTGCCATAAGTAGCCAATGTGGGCCCCAAATCTTCCCCAGAGCCCTGGTTGCAGGGCCAAGGCGGGAGGCTGAGTCAAAGGCTGGGTCGAGGCACATTCCTATAGTGGGCCCTACTGGCTCCGGAGGTCACACAAGACCggggaggggcacagggctgctggagggagcagggagtcACCTTGGGGTCCGTGTGGGGGCTGCATAGGTATGTTCATAGCTGCTGGGCATTTGCCTTTCTCTGAAGTATCAGGAACTGGCTGCTGtttgtgggaggagaggtagacacgctggagggtaaggataggatacagagggccctagacaaattagaggattgggccaaaagaaatctgatgaggttcaacaaggacaagtgcagagtcccgcacttaggacggaagaatcccatgcaccgctacagtctagggacccaatggcttggcagcagttctgcagaaaaggacctaggggttacagtggacgagaagctggatatgagtcaacagtgtgcccttgttgccaagaaggccaatggcattttgggatgtatacgtaggggcattgccagcagatcgagggacgtgattgttcccctctattcggcattggtgaggcctcatctggagtactgtgtccagttttgggccccacactacaagaaggatgtggaaaaattggaaagagtccagcggagggcaacaaaaatgattaggggactggaacacatgacttatgaggagaggctgagggaactggggatgtttagtctgtggaagagaagaatgagggaggatttcatagctgctttcaactacctgaaagggggttccaaagaggatggatctagactgttctcagtggtagctgttgacagaacgaggagcaatggtctcaagttgcagtgggggaggtttaggttggatattaggaaaacctttttcactaggagggtggtgaagcactggaaggcattacctagggaggtggtggaatctccttccttagatatttttaaggtcaggcttgacaaagccctggctgagctgatttagttgggaattggtcctgctttgagcagggggttggactagatgatctcctgagatcccttccaaccctgatattctgtgattcaccCAGAGCCCTGCGTCTATGGGTCTGACCTGgcaccccagcccctgagccTGGGTTTGACCTGCCTCTCATGCCCCTTCCACTAAGCTTGGGTCTGTCTCAGCACCCAAGACCCTGCTCccacagccttccccacccccgccagtCCCACCACTGAGCCTAGGTATTTCTCCTGGCAGTGGACAGGGCTTTGCAGACCAGAGACAGCTCAGCCGACCAGCCCTTCAGCTGCATTACCTGCGTGGATGCAGAGCCTAGAGCCTGGCAGAAGCTGCAGAGTTAAGCCTGGTTCCCGGGAGAGCTGGAGCATCCAGCAGGGAACTGCCCCCTCCCTGGCATCTGGGGGAAGGTGACGCAcagaggcagctgcagccctgaatTAACCAAACAAGCGGCTCTTAACAACAGGGTTTGTTGTTCGCTGACAAGCAAAATTAGAAAGAGCGGGGCCGATCCttcatggtgctgagcacccattgaAACTGATGGGCCCGATCCTGCGCTGAGCCCcaccgcagcccccattgactccagtgggcccGATCCTTCACGGTGGTGAGCCCCCACTGACTCCAATAGGTCCAGTCCTGCCTGGTGCTGAGCCCCTGAGTCCCCACGACTGATGGCCACAATCATGCATGGTGCTGAGCCCTCTCTGCCCCACTGATTCCACCAGGCCGGTCACCCTGTGAAGTGCTATCGGTTCTCCTGGGCCCAGCTGCCTCCACGTGGGCTGCAGTGTCAGGCCCCCAGTGAGAACAGAGGGGTGCCCTGCCTTGCTCCCAGACCACCTGTGGTCTTCCTTCAGCTCTCCCATCGGGGGACACACAGTGGTGGGTTCCCTAGCCTGCCTTGGTAGGAGGCTTCTCCCAGCAGTGGGGAGCCCCGGGCAAGCCGGAAGCCATCTCTTagcacagggctgggcccagggggCCGAGTGACACACGAGGATCCGGAGTTGCGGCCTGTGGGACCAGTCCCTGCACAGGTTTCGGTGGACAGCGCAGGTCGTGCCGGTGGTGTGGGGTTCCCCCGCTCTGGGCCGTGTTGGTGACGGGGCTTCCTACACACCTGCTCTGAGATTGAGGGGCCAGCGATCAGGAGTCCAGCCTGGGCTGTGGCTAGGTGGCCAGGGCATGTGATGCTCAGCCTTGCTTCTCCTGGTGCAGCAGTAccccccctgaggggtccctgCCCCGCATCCTGGGACGGGACACCCAGTGTTACTCTGCAGCTGCGGGGGGCCAGCGTCTCCCCATGGGGCCCCTCCTGAGAGCTCATTGGtctccctccctgcttccccagGTGTGGCCGAGCAGTTTGCCATTGCCGAAGCCAAGCTGAAAGCCTGGTCTTCCATGGACGGGGAAGACTCCAACGACGAATCCTACGACGAGGACTTCGGGACAAACACCAACAGCACCCAGCCAGCTGGTGAGTGAGCAGGAGGCATTACCCACATCCGTGGGGACCCAAGGGCCCCCACCTACAGActctggggagcaggaggccCCACGCATGtcaggcagtggggcaggggctcccCACCTGTGTCACGTGCCAGAGCAGGGCCTACCTCCACGCCCCCCAGGGGAGacgtggggggggctctggggcctctgggtgccaAGCTGGACCGAGTAGATCTGTGTGGGTTAGTGCCAGACACCGTGGGGCCGACCCCTGGCCAGTAGGTAACTAAATATAGATaccccctgtcacggagtgtgcgggagtccaggccctgcacccctcttcctgggattcactgagactctcagccagccagtaaaacagaaggtttattggacaacaggaacacagtccaaaataGAGGTTGTGGGTACAACctggacccctcagtcaagtccttctgggggagcagggagcttagaccccagccctggggttccctgcgctcctccacccagccccaaactgaaactaaccccccccagcaggctccctcctgcagcctctgttcacattcctgggcagaccctcctggctcaggttacaggctctcaggtctcccatccccagggcacattcccaggtcaacactcccccctccctgctgcgtcacacccCCTttacagagatggggaaactgaggcagggagcccAAGGCcttgagtcagtggcaaaatcaGGGATAGATCTCTACAACTCAGCTCCTGGGCCTTCACCTAGCCCCCAGCACCCGTTTCATACCCACAGACTGACGCTGCTATTTCCTAGGCCAGGGGCGCCTCAGGGTCTGCTGGGTCTGCAGTGACCAGAGCTTAACGCCTCATTCCCAGGGAGGGCGCACTGTACCGCTGGGGGCTCTTCCGATCGGCGCGCTTTGTGCTTTGCAGGCGAGCCGAGGGGATGGCGCTGAGATGTGGTGGACCGAGCATGTCGTGCGTCATTCCCACTCGAATCGCCCTTGTGGCCTTGCAGAGTGTTTGTGAGCGGGAGCTGAGTAAAGCAGGGAGAGCTGGGTTGGGTGCGCATTCGGCACATGGGGAGCAAGGAGAAAAGCATGCAGGCAATGGGCCATGGAGGCCAGTCCCAGGGCTGGGTGCCGAAGGAGCCCCTTCCAGCCACACACTGGGCTTGTCTTACGGCCGGCTGCTGTGCACAGGGCAGGGGCTTATCGAACCGGCCAGGCGACGCCCAGGTCCCTCCCCTGAGAGCGCCAGGCGGTGCTGAGTGGTTCCCCTTCCAAAGCACCAGCGCTAGGCGTGCCCTGCCAGGGCGCTGCCTGCTCTCCTGGCTCCGCCAGGGCCCGAAGACATTCTCCACAGCCTTCTGCAGCTGGCTAGATACGTATGTCTCCCCGGCCCATGTAGCTGCCTCACTGCTCCCCCCTTTTCCAGGTCATTCATTCGAGCCTGGTCCCCCTGCAAACCTTGGGCCATGCTGCAAGTTGGCCATTGACTCCTCTTTGCCTTCTGCCCCACCGCTTGTGTCTCTCAGGCACCGCACCTCACCTCTCCCCACTCTTGTGAGCAGTGGGGACCAGCGCCTGCACAGGTCTCAGTGGGCAGCGCAGGGCCTGCCAGTGCTCCCCCCTTTCCGAGGCTCTGCGGGGGGCCAGCCTGAGAGGGACCCCAGGGCACGTCCCCTACATCAGCCCCTGCCGCTGTGGCAAACAAGAAGGAAGGAGAGGCCAATGCACGTGTCCTCTCCAGGCGTGTAATCCGTGTCCTGTGCAAACAAAGGTGCTTTCTCACAGTCATTAGATGCCCACTAATCTCGGGCAATTTGCATATCAAAGGCAGTCAGCAATAATCTGCCCACACTCCATCCAGAGAAGGGTCTAATTGCTCTTCTGTAATTAGAGGCAAAGTGGAAGAGCTGGCGGATGGGCGCCCGCCCCTGATTGGGTTTGTGGGCATGGAACGGCACCACGGGCATTGGTCCCGTGGcaccctcccccactgctgctCTGACATGCCCCCAACCCCTGGGCATACTGACATGCTGCATTCCCTGGGAGGGACCCTGGCTGGGGCGCATCCTTCCCGGGGGGTTGGGGCTCTGAGCCTCAACAGATGGCGGCTTGTGGGAGAGGGAGCAACCCACTGATTACTGCTGCAGCCCCAATGTCCAAACTCGTTGCAATTTCATGTGTTAGAATCAAACGTTTAGAAGGATTTTTTTACAAAGTCCCTGGTTGGATTTTCAGGAGCAGGGAGGGTGAGAGGGTGGCATGGCTGGGGAGCGGGCTCTGAGAATGCTGGCGAACGTTAGGCACAGTATGGAAAGAGGCCTCCCCGCACACGGCTCTGCCCGTGCCACTCAATCCCGACTCCCTGAGCTccgcacacacagctctgccggtgcccctcggtCCCGACCCCCAGAGCCCCTGAGCTCTGAGAGTGCTGCTGTGGGGTGACCTGGCACAAAGCCCCCCAGGACATGTGTGTCAGAGCAAGTGCTGTGACCTGCCCCCTCGCTCCTGGGCATGGCCTCCCCCGAAGGGGCCTTCCAAGCTGCCTCTCCCTGGGGCCAGTCAGGCGTCACTGAGCTGCCCAAAAGGGTGCAGGGCCAATCCAGAGGGGTGGAGAGAGCCAGGCAGAGGCTACAGGGGCAAGAGAAGGGGAGTCTCTGCGCTGGGCAAGCTGCAGGGCCTCTTGCCAAGTGAGCCAAAATACCCCTCCGCTCagagggtctgatttgcagatcCCCTGAGGCACCCAGCTAAGGGCCAGGGTTTCCGACATGCCCCACAGCTCTCATGGGGACGCTCATGGGCAGATTTCCCGAGGGTCTGTGCACCCAgcatgctgggcactgcacagaacCTGGACCGTCGTCCTTGCAGGTGAGCAGGGCTTTGGCTCGGGTCAGAGGCTGCCCAGGAGCACAGCACTCACTGGGGCTTAAAGGCATGGGCCCTGTGGGGCTAGGGTCCAGCCCTGCCTCTAGCCCATGCTCAGGTCCTTGGGAtgtgtttgtttctgtttaaccaatttatttgagcataagctttcgtgagctataaacacccattttttcatggtctgtgtgtataaaaacatcttctgtattttccacagtatgcatccggtgaagtgagctgtagctcacgaaaatttatgctcaaataaatgggttagtctctaaggtgccacaagtcctccttttctttttgcgaatacagactaacacggctgctactctgaaacctttgtttctgTTGCGTTTCCTTGAGTCACCCTTTTCCACAAGTTGCTTCCCAGGGGCTGGGCCTGTGGCATTATTCTAGCCATTGCGGGATCTCCAAAGGCCTCCCCCGAAGAgatcagcccagcccagccctggcttgGGTCAGCCATAATGCTGTCACTTCCTGGCTCCCCACCCTTCATGTTCCCAGTGACACAGCTACGTGGCTGGATGCACACAGCTGCCAGCAGCCCCATCTGTCCGGGGCGACTGCTGGCCTGGTCAATGTCCTGGGTGCATGATGAGCTGCTCGTGTCCTGGCCACAGCTCCCTCCCTCACCCATCCCTTGGCTGCAGCTGGTATCGCATCTCAGCTGTTCGCAATGGGGCTGCAGGCAGCTCTTGTTGAGAGACAGAGgcagccaggctggagcaggggagggcGTCTCTAAAGCTAATGGGAGAGGAGGTGCAGTGCATGGGACAGAAAGCTCCCTCCCTGGGGgccatgtggggagggggagtgaaagGGCCGGGGGAAGCAGCCAAGGTGGGGGGAAAGACCCGCTTTAATCCACTTCTGCCCAGCAGCAAGGATTCTCCCCTTGGGCACATGCAGGAGGCCTGGCACTGCCTAGCCGGCTGCCAGGATACTCCCCCGCCcggtgctgtggggagagagggaggccaGGCCGGGAGGGGGAAACCGTGCTGCTGAAGCCAGGTCCCCCCTTGTGTGTTGCAGATGCTGCAGGCCACCTGCCGCCCGGCTCCTTCCTGAAGGATCTCCTCCGCAGCCACCCGTGCCAGCTCAGCGTCCGGCAGGGCTCCTGCGAGCCCGAGAGCGACTCCTCCCAGACCATCTCCCCGGAGACCTTGTGCTCCAGTCTCTGCAGCCTGGAGGACAGCCTGCTGCTCAAGGAGCTGGGCTCGCCGGGCGAACTGGCCGCCAAACTGCTGGGCTCCATGGCCGGAGGGGAGGAGATGCTTCTCTCCAAGCTGCCCCCTCAGACTGGAGAAAGTGCCTTCCAGAGCCTAGGACAGCTGGAGTGCCAGGACTCCCTGTACTCCATGTCCTGCACGGAGTCCTGCCTCTCGCCCACGGGAGACGACAGCCTGTCCTGCAAGGACGACCACACGGCATGCCCACTGCACGGGGACAGCTGCGGGGTTCGGAGGAAAGTCTCCGACGTGGCCTCTTCGGGGGTGGTGTcactggatgaggaggaggaggctgaagagcagtgAACTGGTCTTGGTCTGTGGCATGCTTCACCTGCCATTTCTGTCCCACTCCgtgacacccccgcccccctccgggCCCCGTTCCCTGTTCTTCTTGTGGGCGAGTCCTGTTTGGGGTTGGCGTGAGCCTTAGCCGGGCAGAGGAGGATGGTGGAAGGAAAATCCAGCCCCCCCACTGGCGGAGACTGGTGAAGCCTGAGGCCTCGCGGCCGGCCACCGGATGGATTTGCTTgctgcgtctctctctctctcccccctcgtCTGTTTTTTTGCATGAGAGTGTTTTGGGGATAACCAAAAGCCCTGAATTGGAGCCAACTGGACGTGACGCCATCTGAGACGGTTCTGAGCATGTTCTGCACCCCACCTCCGAACCCCTAGGGAGGCGCCTTTCGCTGTCGGGGGGCCTGGCTAGTGCTGTTAAAGCAACACGTGTACGTTCCTAACGAAGAGTAAACCCCCTGCTCCGGCCCCCCAAGCCCCGGCTCAGAGCACTGTGTTGGGCTGCTCTGCACTTGACTTGGGAGGCCGTTTTTCAACCCTTTGGCACAAACCAGCTCTTTGCTTTTATTGTACTGGGTTTTATATCGTGAACCGACTCAAGGAGACGGCCGAGGGCAGAGCAGGTTTGTCGGGACGGAGCTGGACAGGAATCGCCATCTCTGCCGGGACAAGGGGGCACGGTCTGAGTTGGTGGGAGCGCGAGAGCAGATCTTTTTCTATATTTTTGTATGTTGTCTCTGTGTGGCCCTGGCCGGGAATGTTGGGGGACGCTCCAGGGTGACATGGTGCAGGGATTGGTACCACCCCAGGCTTGGCAATTAAGTATTAACTTCCCCATTGGACATCTTGGCCTCCGGAGAGCTGCCGTCTTGGGCTGGGCAGTGGGTAGAGCTCACGTTCCCCTTGCTGGAGTAATTTCGAATGATCCCAGGGATACTTTCTGCATGCACAGACACGGGCATGCACCTGTGGTCCCACGTGTGTGCACACAAAtgcacacagacccccccccccacgtgcgcatgcacatgccccccacccccactgttcatgagggtgctcagcattttacAACCCCCATTCCTGCCTTGGAGAGCTGACCCTCTGCTCCGAGCCCCAGTGAAGCTTGGGCTGGGGTGagatccagccctgcccccaggtcTGAGTTGGGGGCTGGATCCAAATGGGCTGTTTTCTGGTTCGGCCATGGCCGTGGGATTTCATGCAAAGCCTCGCCCCCAGCTTGGGATCAAACCTAGCCCCTAATGCCCGCCCCAaatccagccctggagctgaCTGCCAGCCCTTGGGTCTGCCGGGGCGCACACGCAGATCTGAGCGCACACAACAATGCCAAGCGCCTGCCACAGGCCAGTGGGAAACAAAACCCAAGTCCCAGCTGTGGTGAGTGCCACAGGTTCCTGTCCCTCTAGCTGAGgtgggagccccctcccctccggcaggggggctgtggctggctcCTGGCAGCTGCCGCTTTCGGCCTTACGGTTCAGGAATGCTGAGCCTGGCACCCAGTGGAAATGCAGGGGCCCGGCGGGATCTCAGCCTCGCCCTGCAGGTTCTCCCTTGCTGTCGTGGCTGTGACGGCCCCATAGCATTTGCCGCCCCATGTCAGGCTGTAGCTCCAACGAGTCGGCAGGCACCAGCCCCTGATGTTTGAGAGGcgcgggggggctgggctgggtgcgTGGACTATGACTCACGTCTGTGCTCCTTCACTCAGGCGCTAAATGGTGCCACGTGTGACCCTGGGAGATCTTGGGCATCGGAGCCCCTGCACTGTGCGTGTGCCCACAGCCTGGGGAGAC
This DNA window, taken from Caretta caretta isolate rCarCar2 chromosome 9, rCarCar1.hap1, whole genome shotgun sequence, encodes the following:
- the FAM131A gene encoding protein FAM131A isoform X4: MLPKSRRALTIQEIAALARSSLHGISQVVKDHVTKPTAMAQGRVAHLIEWKGWCKPTDSPVALESAFNSYSDLSEGEQEARFAAGVAEQFAIAEAKLKAWSSMDGEDSNDESYDEDFGTNTNSTQPADAAGHLPPGSFLKDLLRSHPCQLSVRQGSCEPESDSSQTISPETLCSSLCSLEDSLLLKELGSPGELAAKLLGSMAGGEEMLLSKLPPQTGESAFQSLGQLECQDSLYSMSCTESCLSPTGDDSLSCKDDHTACPLHGDSCGVRRKVSDVASSGVVSLDEEEEAEEQ
- the FAM131A gene encoding protein FAM131A isoform X3, which gives rise to MLKTLSKCYPSPGERSQSRRSLPSPGPPCTVVKDHVTKPTAMAQGRVAHLIEWKGWCKPTDSPVALESAFNSYSDLSEGEQEARFAAGVAEQFAIAEAKLKAWSSMDGEDSNDESYDEDFGTNTNSTQPADAAGHLPPGSFLKDLLRSHPCQLSVRQGSCEPESDSSQTISPETLCSSLCSLEDSLLLKELGSPGELAAKLLGSMAGGEEMLLSKLPPQTGESAFQSLGQLECQDSLYSMSCTESCLSPTGDDSLSCKDDHTACPLHGDSCGVRRKVSDVASSGVVSLDEEEEAEEQ
- the FAM131A gene encoding protein FAM131A isoform X1: MGCIGSKGTLVAVDTTLHVEWNEVKALPALSPLGSTRTSLVHRLVRQSSVDSQDSLEVNVEDTVEMLPKSRRALTIQEIAALARSSLHGISQVVKDHVTKPTAMAQGRVAHLIEWKGWCKPTDSPVALESAFNSYSDLSEGEQEARFAAGVAEQFAIAEAKLKAWSSMDGEDSNDESYDEDFGTNTNSTQPADAAGHLPPGSFLKDLLRSHPCQLSVRQGSCEPESDSSQTISPETLCSSLCSLEDSLLLKELGSPGELAAKLLGSMAGGEEMLLSKLPPQTGESAFQSLGQLECQDSLYSMSCTESCLSPTGDDSLSCKDDHTACPLHGDSCGVRRKVSDVASSGVVSLDEEEEAEEQ
- the FAM131A gene encoding protein FAM131A isoform X2, whose amino-acid sequence is MRAGCARLRSPPSRPGRAWAASAPKAPSVNVEDTVEMLPKSRRALTIQEIAALARSSLHGISQVVKDHVTKPTAMAQGRVAHLIEWKGWCKPTDSPVALESAFNSYSDLSEGEQEARFAAGVAEQFAIAEAKLKAWSSMDGEDSNDESYDEDFGTNTNSTQPADAAGHLPPGSFLKDLLRSHPCQLSVRQGSCEPESDSSQTISPETLCSSLCSLEDSLLLKELGSPGELAAKLLGSMAGGEEMLLSKLPPQTGESAFQSLGQLECQDSLYSMSCTESCLSPTGDDSLSCKDDHTACPLHGDSCGVRRKVSDVASSGVVSLDEEEEAEEQ